One genomic region from Amaranthus tricolor cultivar Red isolate AtriRed21 chromosome 12, ASM2621246v1, whole genome shotgun sequence encodes:
- the LOC130828181 gene encoding uncharacterized protein LOC130828181 has protein sequence MLLSGKTFVSTKLYHHFFREKSQRFITTFSKKPQFSDSSDNKGNPNFGLKNSKKLLAQSGIAILGLGFVDAGYSGDWLRIGVISKETEDLLKLAAFLVVPVCLFVIFFINRKPEN, from the exons ATGCTTCTTTCAGGAAAGACCTTCGTAAGCACCAAGCTTTACCACCATTTCTTCAGAGAAAAAAGCCAAAGATTCATTACAACATTTTCTAAAAAACCACAATTTTCCGACTCTTCAGACAATAAAGGAAACCCTAATTTTGGATTGAAGAATTCGAAAAAGCTTTTAGCTCAATCTGGAATTGCGATTCTGGGATTAGGGTTTGTTGATGCTGG GTATAGTGGAGATTGGTTAAGAATTGGAGTGATTTCAAAAGAAACAGAGGATTTATTGAAGCTTGCAGCTTTTTTAGTGGTTCCTGTatgtttatttgttattttctttattaatagaAAACCTGAAAACTGA
- the LOC130828182 gene encoding putative UDP-glucuronate:xylan alpha-glucuronosyltransferase 5 has product MALSKLHQLTTCSSNNIIILLLLFISLPILIFKFSTTILSNPNQFIDSILFQTTQSHPQASDLHSNPLILLKIILENHIPQPQNQSFKLGFINFDQNLDHQNGFKESMIISFESVSSNVTWDKLFPKWVNETNQQGEDLCPKMPMPAPDKYIGLDVVVAKLPCGDEQEEVDSNGKRRKEGIRDVNRLQVSLATGNIVVENGMINKGKDVYAVFIAKCEPMVELFRCEDLVWHSGDYWVYKPNIYKLKEVISMPLGSCALAHPNHPHSGNEHLEAQRRNGVQNYDTRSAREAYVTVLHSSQDYVCGAIALAQSILQTNTTKDLVLLAGHTISNTSIIGLQAVGWKVIRIGRIKSPNAKINAYNKWNYSKLRVWQLFEYTKLMFIDSDFLVLRNIDHLFNYPQLSAAPNYNDKLIFNSGIMILEPSKYFFNYLMNKRYTLMSYNGGDQGYLNEVFTWWHRLSVKANYMKDYIEEDSDRLVPKDRYTIHFLGIKPWLCYRDYDCNWDSKIYHRFASDDAHQIWWKLYDTMPKELQKYCGMTVKQDQSVRYKRAMAKQANLSDGHWMIEIKDPRQYHLVESINVDLASP; this is encoded by the exons ATGGCTTTATCCAAGCTACACCAACTAACAACATGCTCCTCCAATAACATCATAATACTTCTTTTGCTCTTCATTTCCCTTCCTATCTTAATCTTCAAGTTTAGTACCACAATCTTGTCCAATCCTAATCAATTCATTGATTCCATCCTCTTCCAAACAACACAATCTCACCCTCAAGCTTCTGATCTTCATTCAAACCCATTAATATTGCTCAAGATCATCCTTGAAAACCACATACCACAGCCTCAAAACCAATCCTTCAAATTGGGTTTCATCAACTTTGATCAAAATCTAGATCACCAAAATGGGTTTAAAGAGTCTATGATCATAAGTTTCGAGTCAGTTTCGTCAAATGTAACATGGGATAAACTGTTTCCAAAGTGGGTAAATGAAACAAACCAGCAAGGGGAAGATTTGTGTCCTAAGATGCCAATGCCTGCGCCAGATAAGTACATTGGGCTAGATGTTGTGGTGGCAAAACTGCCATGTGGGGATGAACAAGAAGAGGTTGATAGTAATGGGAAGAGGAGAAAAGAAGGAATCAGAGATGTGAATAGATTACAAGTAAGTTTGGCAACTGGGAATATTGTGGTTGAGAATGGGATGATTAATAAAGGGAAGGATGTGTATGCTGTGTTTATTGCTAAGTGTGAGCCCATGGTGGAGTTATTTAGGTGTGAGGATTTGGTATGGCATAGTGGGGATTATTGGGTGTATAAACCAAATATATATAAGTTGAAGGAGGTTATTAGTATGCCTTTGGGGAGTTGTGCTCTTGCTCATCCAAATCATCCACATTCAG GTAATGAACACTTAGAAGCCCAAAGGAGAAATGGAGTCCAAAATTATGATACAAGATCAGCAAGAGAAGCTTATGTTACGGTTCTCCACTCTTCCCAAGATTATGTTTGTGGAGCAATAGCTCTAGCCCAAAGCATCCTCCAAACAAACACCACCAAAGATCTAGTCCTCCTTGCAGGCCACACCATTTCTAATACTTCCATCATAGGCCTACAAGCCGTGGGTTGGAAGGTTATACGAATTGGTCGAATCAAGAGTCCTAATGCCAAAATCAATGCTTATAACAAGTGGAATTATAGCAAACTTCGAGTATGGCAATTGTTCGAATACACCAAACTCATGTTCATCGACTCTGATTTCTTAGTACTACGTAACATAGACCATCTTTTTAACTACCCACAACTATCGGCTGCTCCTAATTATAACGACAAATTGATATTCAACTCGGGAATTATGATTCTAGAACCATCCAAGTATTTTTTTAACTATCTTATGAACAAACGTTACACTCTTATGTCGTACAATGGGGGTGACCAAGGATATTTGAACGAGGTTTTCACTTGGTGGCACAGGTTATCGGTTAAGGCCAACTATATGAAGGATTATATCGAAGAAGATAGTGATCGACTTGTTCCTAAGGATCGATACACGATTCATTTCCTAGGGATAAAGCCATGGTTATGTTACAGAGATTATGATTGTAATTGGGATAGTAAGATATATCATAGATTTGCAAGTGATGATGCACATCAAATATGGTGGAAACTCTATGATACAATGCCTAAGGAGTTGCAAAAATATTGTGGGATGACAGTAAAACAGGATCAAAGTGTACGCTATAAAAGAGCAATGGCTAAACAGGCTAATCTTTCTGATGGGCATTGGATGATTGAGATTAAGGATCCTAGACAATATCATTTAGTGGAGTCTATTAATGTGGATCTTGCATCCCCATAA